A genomic window from Yoonia rosea includes:
- a CDS encoding haloacid dehalogenase type II, translated as MPITTAVFDAYGTLFDVNAAAMQAAQDPAHAGLAAVWPALARDWRRKQLEYSWLRAVADQHCDFWKVTQDGLDWALEAHGLADPATRTRLLELYWELSPYPEVPAMLRSLKEHGIAMAILSNGSPDMLQAAVNSAQIGDLLDALLSVENVSVFKPHARVYDMIGAHFGCPKDEVLFVSSNGWDAAGAAGYGFQTTWVNRAGEPVDRLYATPHHVLSDLTTIPELL; from the coding sequence ATGCCGATCACCACTGCCGTCTTTGATGCCTATGGTACGCTCTTCGATGTCAACGCCGCCGCAATGCAAGCCGCGCAAGACCCCGCGCATGCGGGTCTCGCCGCTGTCTGGCCCGCATTGGCGCGCGATTGGCGGCGCAAGCAGCTCGAGTATTCATGGCTGCGCGCAGTGGCAGACCAGCATTGCGATTTCTGGAAAGTCACGCAGGATGGACTGGACTGGGCGCTTGAGGCCCACGGCCTGGCCGATCCCGCCACGCGCACCCGCCTGTTGGAGCTTTACTGGGAACTCAGCCCCTATCCGGAAGTCCCCGCCATGTTGCGCAGCCTCAAGGAACACGGCATCGCCATGGCCATCCTGTCGAACGGATCCCCTGATATGTTGCAAGCAGCGGTCAATTCCGCCCAGATCGGCGACCTGCTGGATGCGCTGCTGAGCGTCGAAAACGTCAGCGTCTTCAAACCCCATGCCCGCGTCTACGATATGATCGGCGCGCATTTCGGATGTCCCAAAGACGAGGTCCTCTTCGTGTCCTCCAACGGCTGGGACGCCGCCGGTGCCGCCGGATACGGGTTTCAGACCACTTGGGTGAACCGCGCAGGTGAGCCGGTCGACAGGCTTTATGCCACTCCGCACCACGTGCTTTCCGACCTCACCACAATACCGGAGCTTTTGTGA
- a CDS encoding ArnT family glycosyltransferase has product MTKLWDFVVRFPIMIGIAMILTQTLPVLDARWLWFSDEVRYAEVYSNLVRDGHWIVLNLNGEAYPDKPPVYFLLLAALDLIPGVEMPGLMWLGSAVSAIFLLFAMRALANAVGIGRAGFAAGMLVQLSIFGMVLLLHYVRMDLLFVALMMGGQAYLHRHYYNGEAAKHAYLGFALCGLAVLVKGPLGLLLPLVAVWGAALWAGRGAAILRFTTVLGLLLSVLVMASWAVGIIMVEGWAFFSEQIIGQQVVARATDTFHHSEPFIYYFIVLPVLLLPWTGFALALPWARVLQWPAAMWKTRRQLSPVGILAIGAFAHFMTLSLLDGKVGVYVLPILVQVSLLIGALLASGFVPRAWVGVAAMMAVFGAALMAFSFSEEAAAYQLGALLCGGLLVVLAALLVWLRKAGHAALLVQSAVMVGWSLLLAAVLLPGLNESASTRITAEHLGRLAENGYTPVAYRTYPGIFSYYAGRDVVQIDNRNDLAALIASDSAIVIAGRKRHLDELDLMGFELLDSREINGAGGRYDVVSRSARQSN; this is encoded by the coding sequence ATGACAAAACTATGGGATTTTGTGGTGCGTTTTCCGATCATGATCGGAATCGCGATGATTTTGACGCAAACGCTGCCTGTGCTCGATGCACGGTGGCTGTGGTTTTCTGACGAAGTCCGCTATGCTGAGGTTTATTCCAACCTTGTGCGTGATGGCCACTGGATTGTCCTGAACCTCAATGGTGAGGCCTATCCAGACAAGCCCCCTGTTTATTTCCTGCTGCTCGCAGCGCTTGATCTGATTCCGGGCGTCGAGATGCCGGGGCTGATGTGGCTTGGCTCTGCCGTGTCGGCGATTTTCCTGCTTTTTGCGATGCGTGCGCTGGCAAATGCCGTCGGCATTGGCCGCGCGGGGTTTGCTGCCGGAATGCTTGTGCAACTCAGCATCTTTGGCATGGTGCTCTTGCTGCATTACGTGCGCATGGATTTGCTTTTTGTGGCCCTGATGATGGGTGGGCAGGCCTATCTGCACCGACACTACTATAACGGCGAAGCGGCGAAACATGCCTACCTCGGCTTTGCGCTTTGCGGTCTTGCCGTGCTGGTCAAAGGCCCGCTTGGGCTGCTGTTGCCGCTGGTCGCTGTCTGGGGTGCTGCACTTTGGGCCGGGCGCGGCGCGGCGATCCTGCGGTTCACGACAGTCTTGGGCTTGTTGTTGTCCGTACTGGTCATGGCGAGCTGGGCCGTTGGGATCATCATGGTCGAGGGGTGGGCGTTCTTTAGCGAACAGATCATTGGCCAGCAGGTTGTTGCACGGGCCACAGATACGTTCCACCACAGCGAACCGTTCATCTATTACTTTATCGTGCTGCCCGTTCTGCTTTTGCCTTGGACCGGCTTTGCGCTGGCGCTGCCTTGGGCCCGCGTTTTGCAGTGGCCGGCTGCCATGTGGAAAACCCGCCGTCAGCTGAGCCCTGTTGGCATCCTCGCAATCGGTGCTTTTGCGCATTTCATGACGTTGTCGCTGCTTGATGGCAAAGTCGGTGTCTATGTCCTGCCCATCTTGGTGCAGGTGTCCTTGCTGATTGGTGCGCTCCTCGCCTCGGGCTTTGTGCCCCGCGCGTGGGTGGGTGTCGCGGCGATGATGGCAGTCTTCGGGGCGGCATTGATGGCATTTTCCTTCAGCGAGGAAGCTGCGGCCTATCAACTTGGCGCACTGCTCTGTGGCGGGCTTCTGGTTGTCCTCGCGGCGTTGCTGGTCTGGTTGCGCAAAGCGGGGCATGCGGCCTTATTGGTGCAATCGGCCGTAATGGTTGGGTGGAGTCTCTTGCTTGCGGCTGTCCTGCTGCCGGGTTTGAATGAGAGCGCATCGACCCGTATCACGGCAGAGCATCTTGGCCGGCTTGCCGAGAACGGCTATACACCTGTGGCTTATCGGACCTATCCTGGCATCTTTTCATATTATGCCGGTCGCGATGTCGTACAGATTGATAACCGAAATGACCTGGCGGCACTGATTGCATCAGACAGCGCGATTGTCATTGCAGGGCGCAAGCGCCATCTGGACGAACTTGATTTGATGGGTTTTGAGCTTCTCGATAGCCGTGAAATCAACGGGGCAGGTGGCCGCTATGATGTTGTGAGCCGGAGCGCGCGACAATCCAACTAA
- a CDS encoding threonine ammonia-lyase translates to MNIDMIRAAATRIKGHARRTPILTSPFLDDIAGRRVFVKAECLQHTGSFKFRGGWASVSALSDNALKTGVIAFSSGNHAQGVAFAAREHGAPAVIIMPADAPVVKIENTRALGAEVILYDRETEDRDEIGERLSAERNLTLIKPFDAEMTIAGQGTVGLEIAEDMTALGVTQADVMVCCGGGGLTSGIALALAADAPGLRARPAEPEGFDDVTRSLQSGKIERNARQSGSLCDAIITPQPGNLTFPIMQRLCGPGVVVTEHECLRAMALAFERLRIVVEPGGAAALAAALFHPDEFTGDAVIAVATGGNVDAAVFAKALETLA, encoded by the coding sequence ATGAACATCGACATGATCCGCGCCGCTGCCACCCGCATCAAAGGCCACGCAAGGCGCACCCCGATCCTGACCTCTCCCTTCTTGGACGACATCGCAGGCAGGCGGGTTTTCGTCAAAGCCGAGTGCCTGCAACACACCGGGTCTTTCAAGTTCCGTGGTGGCTGGGCGTCGGTCTCGGCCCTCTCGGACAACGCCCTGAAAACCGGTGTCATCGCCTTTTCCAGCGGCAACCATGCCCAAGGCGTCGCATTTGCCGCCCGTGAACACGGCGCACCAGCGGTCATCATCATGCCCGCCGATGCGCCCGTCGTGAAAATCGAGAACACCCGCGCGCTCGGGGCCGAAGTGATCCTTTACGACCGCGAAACCGAGGACCGTGACGAAATCGGCGAACGGCTGTCGGCAGAACGCAACCTGACCCTGATCAAGCCATTCGATGCGGAAATGACGATTGCAGGCCAAGGCACAGTCGGCCTCGAGATCGCAGAAGACATGACCGCCCTTGGCGTGACACAGGCCGATGTGATGGTCTGTTGCGGCGGTGGTGGGCTGACCTCGGGCATCGCCCTTGCATTAGCCGCAGACGCGCCCGGCCTGCGCGCGCGGCCCGCCGAACCGGAAGGTTTTGACGATGTCACGCGCTCGCTGCAAAGCGGCAAGATTGAACGCAACGCGCGCCAGAGCGGGTCGCTTTGCGATGCAATCATCACCCCGCAACCGGGCAATCTGACGTTCCCGATCATGCAAAGGCTTTGCGGCCCCGGCGTTGTGGTGACCGAGCATGAATGCCTGCGCGCCATGGCGCTTGCCTTTGAACGCCTGCGCATCGTCGTGGAACCGGGCGGTGCGGCGGCCCTTGCTGCGGCACTGTTTCATCCCGATGAATTCACCGGCGATGCGGTGATCGCTGTCGCCACAGGCGGCAATGTGGATGCCGCAGTCTTTGCCAAAGCGCTGGAAACACTGGCCTGA
- a CDS encoding zinc-binding dehydrogenase, which produces MPEIKAAVCRQFGAPLTIETVTLAAPEMGEVEVKLKACAICHSDISYIDGGWGGTLPAVYGHEAAGHISAVGAGVRGVAVGDPVVVTLIRACGTCPACAGGKPVACESDMASGPLTDATGAPLHQAMNTGGFAERVVVDQSQVVKLSEGIAMEAAALLACGVITGVGAVVNAAGLRAGQDVVVIGAGGVGLNAIQGARIAGARRIIAVDMSDEKLAIAKEFGATDGVLATSEKPWRAAKKAMGRGADAVFVTVGAIPAYDTAPQYLANGGKVIMVGMPHSGAMSTYEPVMLAATGQGMVGSKMGDVVIARDIPWMVDLYEQGRLKLDELISGRWTLEQINGAIADTKTGSAKRNVIVFD; this is translated from the coding sequence ATGCCAGAGATCAAAGCCGCCGTTTGCCGCCAGTTCGGCGCCCCGCTCACCATTGAAACGGTCACACTTGCCGCCCCCGAAATGGGCGAGGTTGAGGTCAAGCTCAAAGCCTGCGCGATCTGCCACTCCGACATCTCCTATATCGACGGCGGCTGGGGCGGCACCTTGCCCGCCGTCTACGGACACGAGGCCGCTGGACACATCAGCGCTGTCGGCGCGGGCGTGCGCGGCGTAGCGGTCGGTGATCCTGTGGTGGTGACACTGATCCGCGCCTGTGGCACCTGCCCGGCCTGCGCGGGTGGCAAGCCGGTGGCCTGCGAAAGCGATATGGCCAGCGGCCCTCTGACGGACGCGACTGGCGCGCCACTGCATCAGGCAATGAACACCGGCGGCTTTGCCGAACGGGTGGTCGTCGATCAAAGCCAAGTGGTGAAGCTCAGCGAAGGCATCGCGATGGAGGCCGCAGCACTGCTGGCCTGTGGCGTGATCACGGGCGTCGGCGCAGTTGTGAATGCAGCGGGGCTGCGTGCAGGCCAAGATGTCGTGGTGATTGGCGCAGGTGGCGTCGGGCTTAACGCGATCCAAGGTGCGCGCATTGCAGGCGCGCGTCGGATCATTGCGGTAGATATGTCCGACGAAAAGCTTGCCATTGCCAAAGAATTCGGAGCCACCGACGGGGTGCTTGCGACCTCTGAAAAACCGTGGCGCGCCGCGAAAAAGGCAATGGGGCGCGGTGCGGATGCGGTTTTTGTGACCGTGGGCGCGATACCGGCCTATGACACCGCGCCGCAATACCTTGCCAACGGCGGCAAGGTCATCATGGTCGGCATGCCCCATTCGGGTGCGATGTCCACCTATGAGCCGGTGATGCTGGCAGCGACCGGTCAGGGCATGGTGGGGTCCAAGATGGGGGATGTTGTTATCGCGCGGGATATCCCGTGGATGGTCGACCTTTACGAACAAGGACGGCTGAAGCTGGATGAGCTGATCTCGGGGCGCTGGACGCTGGAGCAGATCAACGGGGCAATTGCGGATACCAAGACAGGCTCCGCCAAGCGCAACGTCATTGTCTTTGACTGA
- a CDS encoding TCR/Tet family MFS transporter, giving the protein MNKRFAVIFIFISVMLDSMGIGLIMPVMPDLIQEVEGQGIGGAAVWGGILATIFAAMQFLFGPTLGSLSDRYGRRPILIISLVIMAFNYVLMALAFTIWLLIIARVIGGITAATQSTSAAYMADISAPEEKAANFGLIGAAFGVGFVLGPLMGGALAEFGTRAPFWAAAFLAMTNAIFGYYVLPESVTDRIRRPFEWRRANPLGAFQNIGGLPGVKRLLLISFVYTIAFFVYPGVWAYFGAERFGWGPGMIGLSLGIFGIGIAVVQGLLIRPILNRIGERKAVILGLSIDVLAFVALGFVTNGWVALALTPLTALGSIAGPALQGIMSRTAADNQQGELQGTVSSINAVATIVAPLMVTQTFWFFTDGHGPVYAPGAPFILSAILTIGCILVFVQTPRPKRPRGT; this is encoded by the coding sequence ATGAACAAACGCTTTGCCGTCATCTTTATCTTCATCTCGGTCATGCTTGATAGTATGGGGATCGGTCTGATCATGCCGGTGATGCCGGACCTGATCCAAGAGGTCGAAGGCCAAGGCATCGGCGGTGCGGCCGTTTGGGGCGGTATCCTTGCAACAATCTTTGCTGCAATGCAGTTCCTGTTCGGCCCGACCTTGGGCAGCCTGTCGGACCGCTATGGCCGCAGGCCTATCCTGATCATCTCACTGGTGATTATGGCCTTCAACTACGTTTTGATGGCGCTGGCGTTCACCATCTGGCTATTGATCATCGCGCGGGTGATCGGCGGGATCACAGCGGCGACGCAATCAACCTCGGCGGCCTATATGGCCGATATTTCCGCGCCAGAGGAGAAAGCCGCCAATTTCGGTCTGATCGGTGCCGCCTTTGGTGTGGGATTTGTGCTGGGCCCGCTGATGGGCGGGGCGCTGGCGGAATTCGGCACGCGCGCGCCGTTCTGGGCCGCGGCGTTTCTGGCCATGACCAACGCCATCTTTGGCTACTACGTTCTGCCCGAGAGCGTGACCGACCGGATCCGCCGCCCCTTTGAATGGCGGCGCGCCAACCCGCTAGGCGCGTTCCAAAACATCGGTGGCCTGCCGGGGGTGAAGCGGCTGCTTCTGATCAGCTTTGTCTACACCATCGCCTTTTTCGTCTACCCCGGCGTTTGGGCCTATTTCGGCGCGGAACGCTTTGGCTGGGGGCCGGGCATGATCGGCCTGTCACTGGGGATCTTCGGTATCGGCATCGCGGTTGTCCAAGGCCTGCTGATCCGGCCGATCCTGAATCGTATTGGCGAACGCAAGGCCGTCATCCTTGGGCTGTCGATTGACGTGCTGGCCTTTGTCGCGCTGGGTTTCGTGACGAACGGATGGGTCGCACTGGCACTGACACCGCTCACCGCATTGGGCTCGATCGCGGGACCTGCGCTGCAAGGGATCATGTCGCGCACTGCGGCAGATAACCAGCAAGGCGAATTGCAAGGCACCGTCAGTTCCATCAACGCGGTGGCCACCATTGTTGCTCCGCTGATGGTCACGCAGACCTTCTGGTTCTTTACCGACGGCCACGGCCCCGTCTATGCGCCCGGAGCGCCTTTCATTCTATCGGCGATCCTGACCATCGGCTGTATTCTTGTCTTTGTCCAAACCCCCCGGCCAAAGCGCCCCCGCGGCACATAA
- the pcaD gene encoding 3-oxoadipate enol-lactonase, with product MITRPDGTRIHARITGPQDGPAVVFSNSLGTTLHLWDAILPFLPEGLRILRYDMRGHGRSDAPEGPYSMGQLISDAEAVCDAFDIKDAMFVGLSVGGMIAQGLAVKRPDLIRALVLSNTAAKIGNPKLWQDRISFITANGLAAASDEIMRRWFGRDFYGTPDMTPWKAMVEATSVAGYTGVCAAIAGTDFYTPTSGLRIPALGIAGTEDGATPPDLVRETTDLIPGSKFALIRRAGHLPCVEQPAEFAQHLCDFFSATGHLRA from the coding sequence ATGATCACACGTCCCGATGGCACCCGCATTCATGCCCGGATCACAGGGCCGCAGGATGGCCCCGCCGTGGTCTTCTCAAACTCGCTTGGCACGACCCTGCACCTGTGGGATGCGATCCTGCCTTTTCTGCCCGAAGGTCTGCGTATCCTGCGCTATGACATGCGTGGCCACGGGCGCTCCGACGCACCAGAGGGGCCTTACAGCATGGGCCAGCTGATCAGCGACGCCGAAGCTGTCTGCGATGCCTTTGATATCAAAGATGCGATGTTCGTCGGCCTGTCCGTCGGTGGCATGATCGCGCAAGGGCTCGCCGTGAAGCGGCCCGACCTGATCCGCGCGCTGGTGCTATCAAACACCGCCGCCAAAATCGGCAACCCCAAACTGTGGCAGGACAGGATCAGCTTTATCACTGCGAACGGTCTGGCGGCTGCCTCGGACGAAATCATGCGCCGCTGGTTCGGGCGCGATTTTTACGGAACGCCAGACATGACCCCGTGGAAAGCGATGGTCGAGGCCACTTCGGTCGCAGGCTACACTGGCGTCTGTGCAGCCATCGCAGGCACTGATTTCTACACGCCGACCAGCGGGCTGCGCATCCCGGCTTTGGGCATTGCCGGAACCGAAGACGGCGCGACACCGCCCGATCTTGTGCGCGAAACAACCGACCTGATCCCCGGCTCGAAATTCGCGCTGATCCGTCGGGCCGGCCACCTGCCCTGTGTCGAACAACCGGCAGAGTTCGCGCAGCATCTTTGTGACTTTTTCTCAGCAACGGGGCATTTGCGCGCTTAG
- a CDS encoding FKBP-type peptidyl-prolyl cis-trans isomerase codes for MTEAKTGDTVKINYVGTLNDGQMFDSSEGRDPLEFVVGSGQIIKGLDSAIPGMSVGDKKTVNVPCDQAYGHANPDARQAVPREQIPAEIPLEIGTQLQMQTPQGQVVPVTVAEVTEAEVTLDANHPLAGQDLNFDIEVVEIKAA; via the coding sequence ATGACCGAAGCAAAAACAGGCGATACCGTAAAGATCAACTATGTCGGCACACTCAACGACGGGCAGATGTTCGACAGTTCCGAAGGCCGTGACCCGTTGGAATTTGTTGTCGGCTCCGGTCAGATCATCAAGGGCCTCGATAGCGCGATCCCCGGCATGAGCGTGGGCGACAAAAAGACCGTCAACGTGCCATGTGATCAGGCCTATGGTCATGCGAACCCGGACGCGCGGCAAGCCGTGCCACGCGAACAGATCCCTGCTGAAATCCCGCTGGAGATCGGCACGCAGTTGCAGATGCAGACACCGCAGGGGCAGGTTGTTCCGGTGACTGTTGCCGAAGTCACCGAGGCCGAAGTGACGCTGGACGCCAACCACCCGCTGGCAGGTCAGGACCTGAACTTCGATATCGAGGTTGTCGAGATCAAAGCCGCCTAA
- a CDS encoding lipid-A-disaccharide synthase N-terminal domain-containing protein translates to MFEFLNVDSWAEFTWVMIGLGGQMAFTARFLVQWIASEKAGRSTVPVAFWYFSIVGGTVLLSYAIYRGDPVFILGQSMGVIIYSRNLWLIRRERLG, encoded by the coding sequence ATGTTTGAGTTTCTGAATGTCGACAGTTGGGCTGAATTTACGTGGGTCATGATCGGCCTTGGCGGGCAGATGGCTTTTACCGCGCGGTTTTTGGTGCAGTGGATCGCCTCTGAAAAGGCGGGGCGCTCAACTGTGCCTGTCGCCTTTTGGTATTTTTCGATCGTTGGGGGGACGGTATTGCTGTCTTACGCCATCTACCGAGGCGATCCGGTTTTTATTCTGGGGCAGTCCATGGGCGTGATTATTTATTCCCGCAATCTCTGGCTGATCCGTCGCGAACGTTTGGGATGA
- a CDS encoding alpha/beta fold hydrolase: MPSYTSTDGLRLHYTDEGTGLPVLALAGLTRNGADFDHVAPHLPVRLIRLDYRGRGQSDWADPATYTIPQEAADTLALMDHLGLEKAAILGTSRGGLIAMILAATAKDRLTGVALNDIGPEIAPKGLDVIKDYIGRNPAQKTYAEAAEARAKLWTHFTDVPMDRWLAEVRAHYQETPDGLIIRYDPKLRDAVLASGAQPTPDLWPLFDALAGLPLALIRGANSDLLTQATADEMQHRRPDMIRADITGRGHVPFLDEPDAVAALHRWLEKLQ, translated from the coding sequence ATGCCCAGCTACACCTCTACCGACGGGCTGCGCCTGCATTATACGGACGAAGGCACCGGCTTGCCGGTCCTCGCGCTTGCGGGGCTGACGCGCAACGGCGCTGATTTCGACCATGTCGCGCCCCACCTGCCTGTCCGCCTGATCCGCCTCGATTATCGCGGGCGCGGCCAATCGGACTGGGCCGATCCCGCCACCTACACGATCCCGCAAGAGGCCGCAGATACGCTAGCGCTGATGGATCATCTGGGGCTGGAAAAAGCCGCAATCCTTGGCACTTCGCGCGGCGGGCTGATTGCGATGATTCTGGCAGCGACGGCCAAAGACAGGCTTACCGGCGTCGCACTCAACGACATCGGGCCTGAAATTGCGCCAAAGGGCCTTGATGTCATCAAGGACTACATCGGGCGCAACCCTGCCCAAAAAACCTATGCCGAAGCCGCCGAGGCCCGCGCAAAGCTCTGGACCCATTTCACCGATGTGCCGATGGACCGCTGGCTGGCCGAAGTGCGGGCCCACTATCAGGAAACCCCTGACGGCCTGATCATCCGCTACGACCCCAAGCTACGCGACGCAGTGCTGGCCAGCGGCGCGCAACCCACCCCTGATCTGTGGCCCCTGTTTGACGCGCTGGCGGGATTGCCGCTGGCCCTGATCCGCGGCGCAAACTCGGATTTGCTGACCCAAGCGACCGCAGACGAAATGCAACACCGCCGCCCCGATATGATCCGCGCCGATATTACAGGGCGCGGGCATGTACCCTTCCTTGACGAACCTGATGCCGTGGCTGCCCTGCACCGCTGGCTGGAGAAACTACAATGA
- a CDS encoding glycosyltransferase family 2 protein, which yields MQNVSIVVPVHNEADNIATLVAEILETGAAYPLHEIIFVDDASTDHTQDVLNTLEAQEPRIVVVTHPHVGGQSAAIHSGVLRATGTIIAMLDGDGQNPPFELPKLVAPLLADTSGNLALVAGQRVGRRDTLSKRLASQFANKLRSALLKDGTRDTGCGLKAFRRDAFLVLPVFNHMHRYLPALFIRDGWDITHVDVSHRERGAGRSKYNNFQRGLVGIFDLIGVSWLIRRRKRVNKMSEVLRHNTGNLPHV from the coding sequence ATGCAAAACGTTTCAATCGTGGTCCCCGTGCATAACGAGGCGGACAACATCGCCACATTGGTGGCCGAGATACTGGAAACGGGCGCGGCCTATCCGCTGCATGAAATCATTTTTGTCGATGATGCTTCAACTGACCACACACAAGATGTTCTCAACACTCTGGAAGCGCAAGAGCCGCGCATTGTTGTCGTGACGCACCCTCACGTGGGCGGACAGAGTGCGGCGATCCATAGCGGGGTCTTGCGCGCAACGGGGACAATTATTGCCATGCTTGATGGCGATGGCCAGAACCCGCCGTTCGAGCTGCCAAAGCTGGTTGCGCCTTTGCTGGCCGATACGTCCGGCAATCTGGCGTTGGTCGCAGGCCAGCGTGTGGGGCGGCGCGATACGCTTTCGAAACGGCTTGCATCTCAATTTGCCAACAAGCTGCGCTCGGCGCTTTTGAAGGACGGCACCCGCGACACCGGCTGCGGGCTCAAGGCATTTCGCCGTGACGCGTTTTTGGTCCTGCCGGTCTTTAACCACATGCACCGGTATTTGCCCGCTTTGTTCATCCGCGACGGATGGGACATTACACATGTTGACGTCAGTCACCGTGAACGCGGTGCAGGCCGTTCAAAATACAATAACTTCCAGCGCGGGCTCGTCGGGATCTTTGATCTGATCGGGGTCAGCTGGCTGATCCGCCGGCGCAAGCGCGTCAATAAGATGTCGGAAGTGCTGCGGCACAATACAGGAAATTTGCCCCATGTTTGA